The following proteins are co-located in the Paracoccaceae bacterium Fryx2 genome:
- a CDS encoding cbb3-type cytochrome c oxidase subunit I: MKYQSQKVAYAYFLVAMGLFGIQVMGGLLAGWIYVSPNTLSELLPFNIIRMIHTNALIVWLLLGFFGAAYFLVPEESEREIWSVKLAYLQLIILVVGTLGAVGSYLVGIHGGREFLEQPLWVKFGILVAALIFLLNISMTVLAGRKTAITGVLLTGLWLLSLLWIFAFINPDNLSLDKMYWWFVVHLWVEGTWELVMAAILAFLMLKLTGVDREVVEKWLYVIVATALFSGILGTGHHFYWIGLPEYWQWTGSIFSAFEVVPFFAMMSFAFIMVWKGRRNHPNKAALLWALGSATVAFFGAGVWGFLHTFHGVNFYTHGTQITAAHGHLAFYGAYVAMNLAIITYAMPLLRGRAPYNQVLIMVSFWLMTGGMAFMTFVLTFAGTIQTHMQRIVGDYYMDVQDQLSLFYMMRFGAGIAVVLGAILFIYAQVVVRREVIAPDTMPLAEGRTQ, encoded by the coding sequence ATGAAATATCAATCACAAAAGGTCGCCTACGCCTACTTTCTGGTGGCGATGGGGCTGTTCGGCATCCAGGTCATGGGCGGGCTGCTGGCGGGCTGGATCTATGTCTCGCCCAACACCCTGTCCGAGCTTCTGCCCTTCAACATCATCCGGATGATCCACACCAACGCGCTGATCGTCTGGCTGCTCCTGGGGTTCTTCGGCGCGGCCTATTTCCTTGTGCCGGAAGAATCCGAGCGGGAAATCTGGTCGGTCAAGCTCGCCTACCTGCAACTGATCATCCTCGTCGTCGGCACGCTGGGGGCCGTCGGCAGCTACCTCGTCGGCATCCATGGCGGGCGCGAGTTTCTGGAGCAGCCGCTCTGGGTCAAGTTCGGCATCCTCGTCGCGGCGCTGATCTTCCTGCTGAACATCTCGATGACCGTGCTGGCCGGGCGCAAGACCGCGATCACCGGCGTGCTGCTGACCGGCCTGTGGCTGTTGTCGCTGCTCTGGATCTTCGCCTTCATCAACCCCGACAACCTCAGCCTTGACAAGATGTACTGGTGGTTCGTCGTCCACCTCTGGGTCGAGGGCACCTGGGAGCTGGTGATGGCCGCGATCCTGGCCTTCCTGATGCTGAAGCTGACCGGGGTTGACCGCGAGGTGGTGGAGAAATGGCTTTACGTCATCGTCGCCACCGCGCTGTTTTCCGGCATCCTCGGCACCGGGCACCATTTCTACTGGATCGGCCTGCCGGAATACTGGCAGTGGACGGGCTCGATCTTCTCGGCCTTCGAGGTGGTGCCGTTCTTCGCGATGATGTCCTTTGCCTTCATCATGGTGTGGAAGGGTCGCCGCAACCATCCCAACAAGGCGGCGCTCCTGTGGGCACTGGGGTCGGCCACCGTCGCGTTCTTCGGCGCGGGGGTCTGGGGCTTCCTGCACACCTTCCACGGCGTGAACTTCTACACCCACGGCACGCAGATCACCGCCGCCCACGGCCACCTTGCCTTCTACGGCGCCTATGTCGCGATGAACCTCGCGATCATCACCTATGCCATGCCGCTGCTGCGCGGCCGCGCGCCCTACAATCAGGTGCTGATCATGGTGTCGTTCTGGCTGATGACCGGGGGCATGGCGTTCATGACCTTCGTGCTGACCTTCGCAGGCACGATCCAGACCCACATGCAGCGCATCGTAGGCGACTATTACATGGACGTGCAGGATCAGTTGAGCCTGTTCTACATGATGCGCTTCGGGGCGGGCATCGCGGTGGTGCTGGGGGCCATCCTGTTCATCTACGCCCAGGTCGTGGTGCGGCGCGAGGTCATCGCTCCCGACACCATGCCGCTTGCCGAGGGCCGGACACAATGA
- a CDS encoding CbbQ/NirQ/NorQ/GpvN family protein: protein MNALVPELMAERMPERTVPFYRPVAQECALFEAAHAKGLPLLLKGPTGCGKTRFVEHMAARLGRPLYTVACHDDLSAADLIGRYLLRGGATEWVDGPLTRAVREGAICYLDEVIEARKDVTVVLHPLTDNRRTLMIDRTGEELVAPPGFMLVASYNPGYQNILKRLKPSTRQRFLSITFGFPDPATETAVVARESGLDAARVAPLVRLAGHIRALSGMDLEEGVSTRLLIYAASLIAGGMPLERALQAAVVEPLTDEADVAQALRDVIASVYG from the coding sequence ATGAACGCGCTGGTCCCCGAACTGATGGCCGAACGGATGCCCGAACGCACGGTGCCCTTCTACCGCCCGGTGGCGCAGGAATGCGCGCTGTTCGAGGCGGCCCATGCCAAAGGTCTGCCCCTTCTTCTGAAGGGGCCGACCGGCTGCGGCAAGACGCGGTTCGTCGAGCACATGGCGGCCCGTCTTGGCCGCCCGCTCTACACCGTTGCCTGTCACGATGACCTGTCGGCCGCCGACCTGATCGGGCGTTACCTCTTGCGCGGCGGGGCGACGGAATGGGTGGATGGCCCGCTGACCCGCGCGGTGCGGGAAGGGGCGATCTGCTACCTTGATGAGGTGATCGAGGCGCGCAAGGATGTGACGGTCGTCCTCCACCCGCTGACCGACAACCGCCGCACCCTGATGATCGACCGCACCGGCGAGGAACTGGTGGCCCCACCGGGCTTCATGCTGGTGGCAAGCTACAACCCCGGCTACCAGAACATCCTCAAGCGGCTGAAGCCTTCCACCCGGCAGCGGTTCCTGTCGATCACCTTCGGCTTTCCCGACCCCGCGACCGAAACCGCCGTGGTGGCGCGCGAAAGCGGGCTGGATGCGGCGCGGGTCGCCCCGCTGGTGCGGCTGGCCGGGCATATCCGCGCCCTGTCGGGGATGGATCTGGAGGAGGGCGTTTCCACCCGCCTCCTGATCTACGCCGCCAGCCTGATCGCCGGGGGGATGCCGCTGGAGCGCGCCTTGCAGGCCGCCGTGGTCGAACCGCTGACCGACGAGGCGGACGTGGCGCAGGCCCTGCGCGACGTGATCGCATCGGTTTACGGCTGA
- a CDS encoding NnrS family protein produces the protein MQKTTRPPYDGPALFSYGFRPFFLSASLFAVLVVPLWMAVWSGTAQLAGPFSPVDWHIHEMLFGYTSAVIAGFLFTAIPNWTGRMPTRGWPLMALAALWLAGRLAVAGAFGLGPFAVMVVDCAFMLAIGAMVVSEIVAGRNWGNLKVVVPVLLYLVANVTFHVEAMTLGSASVGRRLGFAMVALLILLIGGRIIPSFTRNWLVKRGPEPGPLPVPFGRLDAVSLGVALVGLLCWVALPDSMLAGLALLLAGVVQMARLLRWRGWRVWSSPLLLMLHLAFAFLPAGLVAVGLAALGLLPVATGLHLLGIGGFGGMTLAVMMRASLGHTARPLEAGPPLAAAFACVAMAALVRVAAPVAPGLWIAAGFWTLGFALFVWHFAPVLTQPNAARRAPANH, from the coding sequence ATGCAGAAAACCACCCGCCCGCCCTATGACGGCCCCGCCCTGTTCAGCTACGGCTTCCGGCCGTTCTTCCTTTCGGCCAGCCTGTTCGCGGTGCTGGTCGTGCCGCTGTGGATGGCGGTCTGGTCGGGCACCGCACAGCTTGCAGGCCCGTTCTCGCCGGTCGACTGGCACATCCACGAGATGCTGTTCGGCTATACCTCGGCGGTGATCGCGGGGTTCCTGTTCACTGCGATTCCCAACTGGACCGGGCGGATGCCAACCCGGGGCTGGCCGCTGATGGCGCTGGCCGCGCTGTGGCTCGCCGGGCGGTTGGCCGTGGCGGGGGCGTTCGGGCTGGGGCCGTTTGCGGTGATGGTGGTGGATTGCGCCTTCATGCTGGCGATCGGCGCGATGGTGGTTTCGGAAATCGTCGCGGGGCGGAACTGGGGCAACCTGAAGGTTGTCGTGCCGGTGCTGCTGTATCTGGTGGCCAACGTCACCTTTCACGTCGAGGCGATGACGCTGGGCAGTGCCAGCGTCGGGCGCAGGCTGGGCTTTGCCATGGTGGCGCTGCTGATCCTGCTGATCGGCGGGCGGATCATCCCCAGCTTCACCCGCAACTGGCTGGTGAAACGCGGGCCGGAACCGGGGCCGCTGCCGGTGCCGTTCGGGCGGCTGGATGCGGTCAGCCTGGGGGTGGCGCTGGTGGGGCTGCTGTGCTGGGTGGCCCTGCCGGACTCGATGCTGGCCGGTCTTGCCTTGCTTTTGGCCGGGGTGGTGCAGATGGCGCGCCTGCTGCGCTGGCGCGGCTGGCGGGTCTGGTCCTCGCCGCTCTTGCTGATGCTGCATCTGGCCTTTGCCTTCCTTCCGGCGGGGCTGGTGGCGGTGGGGCTGGCGGCGCTTGGCCTGCTGCCGGTGGCGACCGGGCTGCACCTTCTGGGGATCGGCGGCTTCGGGGGGATGACGCTGGCGGTGATGATGCGGGCCTCGCTGGGCCATACCGCGCGGCCGCTGGAGGCGGGGCCGCCGCTGGCCGCAGCCTTTGCCTGCGTGGCGATGGCGGCGCTGGTGCGGGTGGCGGCGCCGGTGGCCCCGGGCCTGTGGATCGCGGCGGGGTTCTGGACGCTGGGCTTTGCCCTGTTTGTCTGGCATTTCGCCCCGGTGCTGACGCAGCCCAACGCGGCGCGGCGCGCGCCCGCCAACCACTGA
- a CDS encoding cytochrome c, whose translation MSEILTKSRARNIFYGGSLFFVVVFVAMTIHSHHYVVKVSTAGMPLSPGVILGKHVWERHSCINCHTLHGEGAYFAPELGNVMTRWGVQDDAEGAYQMLDGWMSAQPSGIEGRRQMPHFAITPEEMRALADFLRWADQTDTQGWPPTDAG comes from the coding sequence ATGTCAGAGATCCTCACGAAATCACGGGCCAGGAACATCTTCTACGGTGGATCGCTGTTCTTCGTCGTGGTGTTCGTCGCAATGACCATCCATTCGCACCACTATGTGGTCAAGGTGTCCACCGCGGGGATGCCGCTGTCGCCCGGGGTGATCCTTGGCAAGCACGTCTGGGAACGCCACAGCTGCATCAACTGCCACACCCTGCACGGCGAGGGCGCCTACTTCGCGCCCGAGCTTGGCAACGTGATGACCCGCTGGGGCGTGCAGGACGATGCCGAGGGTGCCTATCAGATGCTGGACGGCTGGATGTCCGCCCAGCCCAGCGGCATCGAGGGCCGCCGCCAGATGCCCCATTTCGCCATCACCCCCGAGGAAATGCGCGCCCTGGCCGATTTCCTGCGTTGGGCCGATCAGACAGACACCCAAGGCTGGCCGCCAACGGACGCGGGCTAG
- a CDS encoding DEAD/DEAH box helicase, translating to MTTFDSLGLSPKLTKGLEKAGYTTPTPIQMQAIPLIMQGRDLMGLAQTGTGKTAAFGLPLLHRLLDIGHPPAPRTVRALIMAPTRELVSQISEALEVFTKGTAVKVATVTGGASIFRQTERLARGADVLVATPGRLIDLLDRNAVSLEHCGYLVLDEADQMLDMGFIHALKKIARHIPLKRQTLLFSATMPKLIEDLAQTYLRDPVKVQVAPPGKPIEKIVQGVHFTPQGDKARLLEGYLKTHPGEMALVFGRTKHGSEKLMKLLVSWGFKAGSIHGNKSQNQRERTLSEFRDGSLDVLVATDVAARGIDISGVRHVYNYDMPNVPENYVHRIGRTARAGADGKAVAFCAPAEMEEFRAVEKLLKTGIPVLGGAAWAMDVSAAAPKPNQGRGRPQGGGQGKPAPRSGTAKPGAKPASAGRPASGGGYGAPSKPGQNRRPGGAARTGSRTSA from the coding sequence ATGACAACGTTCGACAGCCTCGGCCTCAGCCCGAAACTGACCAAGGGCCTTGAAAAGGCCGGCTACACCACCCCGACGCCGATCCAGATGCAGGCGATCCCGCTGATCATGCAGGGCCGTGACCTGATGGGCCTGGCCCAGACCGGCACCGGCAAGACGGCGGCCTTCGGCCTGCCGCTCTTGCACCGACTGCTCGACATCGGCCACCCCCCGGCGCCCCGCACCGTCCGCGCCCTGATCATGGCCCCGACCCGCGAGTTGGTCAGCCAGATTTCCGAGGCGCTGGAAGTGTTTACCAAGGGCACGGCCGTCAAGGTCGCCACAGTGACCGGCGGTGCGTCGATCTTCCGGCAGACCGAACGGCTGGCGCGCGGCGCCGATGTGCTGGTGGCAACCCCCGGCCGCCTGATCGACCTTCTCGACCGCAACGCCGTCAGCCTTGAACATTGCGGCTATCTGGTGCTGGACGAGGCCGACCAGATGCTCGACATGGGCTTCATCCATGCCCTGAAGAAGATCGCGCGGCATATCCCCCTGAAACGCCAGACGCTTCTGTTCTCGGCCACCATGCCGAAGCTGATCGAGGATCTGGCGCAGACCTACCTGCGCGACCCGGTCAAGGTGCAGGTCGCCCCTCCGGGCAAGCCGATCGAGAAGATCGTGCAGGGCGTGCACTTCACCCCGCAGGGCGACAAGGCCCGCCTGCTGGAAGGCTACCTGAAAACCCATCCGGGCGAGATGGCGCTGGTGTTCGGGCGCACCAAGCATGGTTCTGAAAAGCTGATGAAACTGCTGGTCAGCTGGGGCTTCAAGGCCGGCTCGATCCACGGCAACAAGAGCCAGAACCAGCGCGAGCGCACGCTGAGCGAGTTCCGTGACGGCAGCCTCGACGTGCTGGTGGCGACCGATGTCGCGGCGCGCGGCATCGACATTTCGGGCGTGCGGCACGTCTACAACTACGACATGCCGAACGTGCCGGAAAACTACGTCCACCGGATCGGCCGCACGGCGCGCGCCGGGGCGGATGGCAAGGCCGTGGCCTTCTGTGCCCCGGCCGAGATGGAAGAGTTCCGCGCCGTCGAAAAGCTGCTGAAGACCGGGATTCCGGTGCTGGGCGGCGCTGCCTGGGCGATGGACGTGTCGGCCGCGGCTCCCAAGCCGAACCAGGGCCGGGGCCGTCCGCAGGGCGGCGGCCAGGGCAAGCCCGCACCGCGCAGCGGGACGGCCAAACCGGGCGCCAAACCCGCCTCGGCCGGTCGGCCCGCCAGCGGCGGCGGCTATGGCGCGCCCAGCAAGCCGGGGCAGAACCGCCGTCCGGGCGGCGCGGCGCGCACCGGCAGCCGCACCTCGGCCTGA
- a CDS encoding NnrT protein, with amino-acid sequence MSLWRLTLILYPFGAGAMAVNLFFAALIGSWLGLPVLTPVQAVLGGAVLGIPATWAFARHIRRLMAKADACP; translated from the coding sequence ATGAGCCTCTGGCGGCTGACCCTGATCCTTTATCCCTTCGGGGCCGGGGCGATGGCGGTGAACCTGTTCTTCGCCGCGCTGATCGGATCGTGGCTGGGCCTGCCGGTGCTGACGCCGGTGCAGGCGGTGTTGGGCGGCGCGGTGCTGGGCATCCCCGCGACATGGGCCTTTGCCCGCCACATCCGGCGGCTGATGGCAAAGGCCGACGCCTGCCCCTGA
- a CDS encoding DMT family transporter, which produces MNPTPDRTLAAAGAILIYAMVIGFTDNYVRVIAAEAGLWQFHATRSAMALGLVALLAWPLGFRLRPVRFGAVLARSAIHGFAMLIYFGCLAFLPVAQVAAGLFTAPIFVLLIARFAYGQRIGPVRIVAVAAGFLGVLLVLGPSAMGGASVAAVLPVLAGALYAMGNIATREWCAGESAETLLAGFFAVLGLFGAIGVGLLALYPLEVPAGAAGFVQRGWVWPSQSFWFWTFVQAAGSLFGVGMMIKAYQIAEASRVSVFEYVILPASALWGWLIWSEVQGLQAVLGMALIAGAGVLIVLRAAQPAASPTAARQ; this is translated from the coding sequence ATGAACCCGACCCCCGACCGAACGCTGGCCGCTGCCGGTGCCATCCTGATCTATGCCATGGTGATCGGCTTCACCGACAATTACGTGCGGGTGATCGCCGCCGAGGCCGGGCTGTGGCAGTTCCACGCCACCCGGTCTGCGATGGCACTGGGGCTGGTGGCGCTGCTGGCCTGGCCCTTGGGGTTTCGCCTGCGGCCGGTGCGGTTCGGGGCGGTGCTGGCGCGGTCGGCCATTCACGGCTTTGCCATGCTGATCTATTTCGGCTGCCTTGCCTTCCTGCCGGTGGCGCAGGTGGCGGCGGGGCTGTTCACCGCGCCGATCTTCGTGCTGCTGATCGCGCGCTTTGCCTATGGCCAGCGCATCGGGCCGGTGCGGATCGTCGCGGTGGCGGCGGGGTTTCTGGGCGTGCTGCTGGTGCTGGGGCCGAGTGCGATGGGCGGGGCCTCGGTCGCCGCCGTGCTGCCGGTGCTGGCGGGGGCGCTCTATGCCATGGGAAACATCGCGACCCGCGAATGGTGCGCGGGGGAATCGGCGGAAACCCTGCTGGCGGGGTTCTTTGCCGTGCTGGGGCTGTTCGGGGCGATAGGGGTCGGGCTGCTGGCGCTTTACCCGCTGGAGGTGCCGGCGGGGGCTGCGGGCTTCGTGCAGCGCGGCTGGGTCTGGCCGTCGCAGTCGTTCTGGTTCTGGACCTTCGTGCAGGCGGCGGGGTCGCTGTTCGGGGTCGGCATGATGATCAAGGCCTATCAGATAGCCGAGGCCAGCCGGGTGTCGGTGTTCGAATATGTCATCCTGCCCGCCTCGGCCCTGTGGGGCTGGCTGATCTGGTCCGAGGTGCAGGGGCTTCAGGCGGTGCTGGGCATGGCGCTGATTGCCGGGGCGGGGGTGCTGATCGTGCTGCGCGCGGCTCAGCCCGCCGCATCGCCCACCGCCGCGCGCCAGTGA
- a CDS encoding VWA domain-containing protein, producing MALHPMDLMEPEETMGNLWHGVALRLAPVTGHPASAVALEAVRPSLALLFRALGGKAGMEIAASPATASRHRRGLGAQLAEARVLEHVARFDGDSLRLPPVMAAFPTVGMNRAAYLWLAALAACAEPAPPPDDPLAADLAHLAAMQAATVRALALCPGLRAPHAALCAHLLETQPDHAASQAERDVAGLARTLLSGGQLPDPATRPAPRGYAPLAPLPVWLRLDRAAKGAAPAPADDTISAPPGLASATRKQARREDNEQANRKDSFIMHRFESILSWVESMGLNRATDDDDLENAQKAAEDQDHIALSRHHKRAATRLRLHLDLAPQDAEHERLSSRFTYPEWNHRARTFMPDHCIVLEADAIPGDSFTPDPRLMARVRRQFEALHPRRILLPRQVDGSELDLDALVAAQVAIRATGQGSDRIFRDLRSVERDLSVAVLMDCSRSTESVVGSRSIIDTTREALAALAGGIDAAGDRLAIWGFSSLRRDRVFLTRCKGFAEPMSPDITARIGGLHPGHYTRLGAAIRHASAQLAAEPAARKLLLVLTDGKPNDLDHYEGTHGIEDSHMAVRGARRAGQAVHGVIVDADGQDWFARIFGRAGFTLLPDPARLGRALPDIYRSLTQES from the coding sequence ATGGCCCTGCACCCCATGGACCTGATGGAGCCGGAAGAGACGATGGGCAACCTCTGGCACGGGGTTGCGCTGCGCCTTGCCCCGGTGACGGGCCATCCCGCCAGTGCCGTGGCGCTGGAGGCGGTGCGCCCCAGCCTGGCACTGCTGTTCCGCGCGCTGGGTGGCAAGGCCGGGATGGAAATCGCGGCCAGCCCCGCCACCGCCTCGCGTCACCGCCGGGGGCTGGGGGCGCAACTGGCCGAGGCGCGGGTGTTGGAGCATGTCGCGCGCTTCGACGGCGACAGCCTGCGCCTGCCCCCGGTGATGGCGGCCTTTCCGACGGTCGGGATGAACCGCGCGGCCTACCTGTGGCTGGCCGCCCTTGCCGCCTGCGCCGAACCGGCCCCCCCGCCCGACGACCCGCTGGCCGCCGACCTCGCCCACCTTGCCGCGATGCAGGCCGCGACCGTGCGGGCGCTGGCGTTGTGCCCCGGTCTGCGCGCGCCCCATGCCGCGCTTTGCGCGCATCTGCTGGAAACGCAGCCCGATCATGCCGCCTCGCAGGCCGAACGCGACGTGGCGGGGCTTGCCCGCACGCTGCTGTCTGGCGGGCAGCTTCCTGATCCAGCCACCCGGCCCGCCCCGCGCGGCTACGCCCCGCTGGCCCCGCTGCCGGTCTGGCTGCGGCTGGACCGGGCTGCCAAAGGTGCGGCCCCCGCCCCCGCCGATGACACGATCAGCGCGCCGCCCGGGCTGGCCTCTGCCACCCGCAAGCAGGCCAGACGCGAGGACAACGAACAGGCCAACCGCAAGGACAGCTTCATCATGCACCGGTTTGAGTCGATCCTGTCCTGGGTCGAAAGCATGGGCCTGAACCGCGCCACCGACGATGACGACCTGGAGAACGCCCAGAAGGCGGCCGAGGATCAGGACCACATCGCCCTGTCCCGTCACCACAAGCGCGCCGCAACCCGGCTGCGCCTGCACCTTGATCTTGCCCCGCAGGATGCCGAGCACGAACGCCTGTCGTCCCGCTTCACCTACCCCGAATGGAACCACCGCGCCCGCACCTTCATGCCCGACCACTGCATCGTGCTGGAGGCCGACGCGATCCCCGGCGACAGCTTCACTCCCGACCCGCGCCTGATGGCCCGGGTGCGCCGCCAGTTCGAGGCGCTGCACCCGCGCCGAATCCTGCTGCCCCGGCAGGTGGACGGCAGCGAGCTTGACCTTGACGCGCTGGTTGCCGCACAGGTCGCCATCCGCGCCACCGGGCAGGGCAGCGACCGCATCTTCCGCGACCTGCGCAGCGTGGAGCGCGACCTCTCGGTGGCGGTCCTGATGGACTGCTCGCGCTCGACCGAATCCGTCGTGGGCAGCCGCAGCATCATCGACACCACGCGCGAGGCGCTGGCGGCGCTGGCGGGCGGTATCGACGCGGCGGGCGACCGGCTGGCGATCTGGGGGTTCTCGTCGCTGCGCCGCGACCGGGTGTTCCTGACCCGCTGCAAGGGCTTTGCCGAACCCATGTCGCCCGACATCACCGCCCGCATCGGCGGCCTGCACCCCGGCCACTACACACGGCTGGGGGCGGCGATCCGCCATGCCTCGGCCCAGCTTGCCGCCGAGCCTGCGGCGCGCAAGCTGCTGCTGGTGCTGACCGACGGCAAGCCCAACGATCTTGACCATTACGAGGGCACACACGGCATCGAAGACAGCCACATGGCGGTGCGCGGGGCCCGCCGCGCGGGGCAGGCGGTGCATGGCGTGATCGTCGATGCCGACGGGCAGGACTGGTTCGCCCGCATCTTCGGCCGCGCCGGCTTCACCCTTCTGCCCGACCCGGCCCGCCTTGGCCGCGCCCTGCCCGACATCTACCGTTCCCTGACACAGGAGTCCTGA
- a CDS encoding AMP-binding protein, with translation MGWLADETGLGKCAANHTALTPLSHLKRAADVHADRTAIVYGRTRLTYADYAARVSQLASALTARGIAPGDVVATLLPNIPAQAEAHFGVPACGAVLNTINIRLDVETVAYILGHGEAKLVLCDTAFLALAEAAIALLPGPAPLIVEVADREAGFAPSGRHTEYEALLAEGDPAADWLMPQDEWESLALNYTSGTTGRPKGVVYHHRGAYLATMGNAIAWRMVLYPVYLTIVPLFHCNGWCHTWMIPMLGGTVVCCRDITARAIYDAIADEGVTHFGGAPIVLNTLINARPEDRRDFSHVVEVFTVGAPPPAATLAAIEPLGFNVTQVYGLTEVYGPATECIWKPDWDGIAGDDRAALKARTGVAMPTLEGAEVHDSAGAPVARDAAHLGEIALRGNMVMKGYFRDPAATAQAFKGGWFRTGDIAFCHPDGYIKITDRAKDIIISGGENVSSVEVEGVLMHHPAVLLCAVVAKPDAKWGEVPCAFVELKPGRMATESELIGFARDRLAGFKTPKNVVFCDLPKTSTGKIQKYELRAVARLIGPD, from the coding sequence ATGGGCTGGTTGGCCGATGAAACCGGGCTGGGGAAATGCGCGGCAAACCACACAGCCCTAACGCCGCTGTCGCATCTGAAACGGGCGGCCGATGTCCATGCCGACCGCACGGCGATCGTCTATGGCCGGACGCGGCTGACCTATGCCGATTACGCCGCCCGGGTCAGCCAGCTTGCCTCGGCCCTGACGGCACGCGGCATCGCCCCCGGCGACGTGGTGGCGACCCTTCTGCCCAACATCCCGGCGCAAGCCGAGGCGCATTTCGGCGTGCCCGCCTGCGGCGCCGTGCTCAACACCATCAACATCCGGCTGGATGTGGAAACCGTGGCCTACATCCTGGGCCACGGCGAGGCGAAGCTGGTGCTGTGCGACACGGCCTTTCTGGCGCTGGCCGAGGCCGCCATCGCCCTGCTGCCCGGCCCCGCCCCGCTGATCGTCGAGGTGGCCGACCGCGAGGCGGGCTTTGCGCCCTCGGGGCGGCACACCGAATACGAGGCGCTGCTGGCCGAAGGCGACCCCGCCGCCGACTGGCTGATGCCGCAGGATGAATGGGAAAGCCTGGCGCTCAACTACACCTCGGGCACGACGGGCCGGCCGAAGGGCGTGGTCTACCACCACCGCGGCGCCTACCTTGCCACCATGGGCAATGCGATTGCCTGGCGGATGGTGCTTTACCCGGTCTATCTGACGATCGTGCCGCTGTTCCACTGCAACGGCTGGTGTCACACCTGGATGATCCCGATGCTGGGCGGCACCGTGGTCTGCTGCCGCGACATCACCGCCAGGGCGATCTACGACGCCATAGCGGATGAAGGCGTGACCCATTTCGGCGGCGCGCCGATCGTGCTGAACACCCTGATCAACGCCCGCCCCGAAGACCGCCGCGACTTTTCGCATGTGGTCGAGGTCTTCACCGTCGGCGCCCCGCCCCCCGCCGCCACGCTGGCCGCGATCGAGCCGCTGGGGTTCAACGTGACGCAGGTCTACGGGCTGACCGAGGTTTACGGCCCCGCCACCGAATGCATCTGGAAACCGGACTGGGATGGCATCGCAGGCGACGACCGCGCCGCGCTGAAAGCCCGCACCGGCGTCGCCATGCCGACGCTCGAAGGCGCCGAGGTGCATGACAGCGCAGGCGCACCCGTCGCGCGCGACGCGGCCCACCTGGGCGAGATCGCGCTGCGCGGCAACATGGTGATGAAGGGCTACTTCCGCGACCCCGCCGCCACGGCGCAGGCGTTCAAGGGCGGCTGGTTCCGCACCGGCGACATCGCCTTCTGCCACCCCGACGGCTACATCAAGATCACCGACCGCGCCAAGGACATCATCATCTCGGGCGGCGAGAACGTCTCGTCGGTCGAGGTCGAGGGCGTGCTGATGCACCACCCGGCCGTGCTGCTTTGTGCCGTGGTCGCCAAGCCCGACGCGAAATGGGGCGAGGTGCCCTGCGCCTTCGTCGAACTGAAACCCGGCCGCATGGCAACCGAAAGCGAACTGATCGGTTTCGCCCGCGACCGGCTGGCGGGGTTCAAGACCCCAAAGAACGTGGTGTTCTGCGACCTGCCGAAAACCTCGACCGGCAAGATCCAGAAATACGAGCTGCGCGCCGTCGCCCGGCTGATCGGGCCGGATTGA
- a CDS encoding thymidine kinase, with protein MAKLHFHYSTMNAGKSTALLQASHNYREGGMATYLVTAQFDTRAGEGRIASRIGIGEPADTFAPDDDMFEKIKLRQASGPLACVFIDEAQFLTRPQVWQLARAVDDLGVPVMCYGLRVDFRGALFPGSAALLAWADEMREVRTICACGRKATMVVRKGPDGRALQDGEQVQIGGNETYVSMCRRHWRAAVGDAAG; from the coding sequence ATGGCAAAACTCCACTTCCACTATTCCACGATGAACGCGGGCAAATCGACCGCGCTGCTGCAGGCCTCGCACAATTACCGCGAGGGCGGCATGGCGACCTACCTTGTCACGGCGCAATTCGACACAAGGGCGGGCGAGGGCCGCATCGCCAGCCGGATCGGCATCGGCGAACCCGCCGATACTTTCGCGCCCGATGACGACATGTTCGAAAAGATCAAGCTTCGGCAGGCTTCAGGCCCGCTCGCTTGCGTTTTCATTGACGAAGCGCAATTCCTGACGCGGCCACAGGTCTGGCAACTCGCCCGGGCGGTCGATGATCTGGGCGTGCCGGTGATGTGCTACGGGCTGCGCGTCGATTTCCGCGGCGCGCTTTTCCCCGGATCGGCCGCGCTGCTGGCCTGGGCCGACGAGATGCGCGAGGTCCGCACCATCTGCGCCTGCGGGCGCAAGGCGACCATGGTGGTGCGCAAGGGGCCCGACGGGCGGGCGTTGCAAGACGGCGAACAGGTGCAGATCGGCGGCAACGAAACCTATGTTTCGATGTGCCGCCGTCACTGGCGCGCGGCGGTGGGCGATGCGGCGGGCTGA